The Spirosoma foliorum genome has a window encoding:
- a CDS encoding SDR family NAD(P)-dependent oxidoreductase, producing MAHQNEKAGLQTVVAPVKSSKVWFITGASRGFGRVWTEAALERGDKVAATARKLESIADLNEKYGENVLTLELDVTRPEQAKTAVEQAHAHFGRLDIVLNNAGYSLVGTIEEASADDIRLLYETNVIGPVSVIQAALPLLRQQGSGHIVGTSSNLGQVTLPVIGYYCSSKWAFEAIHESLATEVKPFGINVTIIEPGAYATEFGSQESLKFAQGLDIYTDFKNQFFGSLRELERGDPKATPEAIFQIVDAEQPPLRFFLGSHCLPWVRTAYAERLATWEAWEDVSNSAQGSSN from the coding sequence ATGGCACATCAGAATGAAAAGGCAGGCCTTCAAACGGTAGTCGCTCCAGTAAAGTCAAGTAAAGTATGGTTTATAACGGGCGCTTCCCGTGGGTTTGGTCGCGTTTGGACCGAGGCTGCCCTTGAGCGTGGAGACAAGGTGGCCGCCACCGCACGCAAATTGGAAAGCATCGCCGACTTAAATGAAAAATATGGCGAGAACGTGCTAACGCTGGAGCTTGACGTAACTCGGCCCGAACAAGCAAAAACAGCCGTAGAACAAGCTCATGCTCACTTCGGCCGACTCGATATTGTGTTAAATAATGCCGGTTATTCGCTGGTTGGAACTATTGAAGAAGCCAGCGCAGATGATATTCGTTTACTGTACGAAACCAATGTTATCGGTCCGGTTTCTGTTATTCAGGCTGCCTTACCCTTATTAAGACAACAGGGAAGTGGTCACATCGTCGGTACATCCAGCAATCTTGGTCAGGTAACCTTGCCCGTGATTGGCTACTATTGTTCATCGAAATGGGCGTTCGAAGCCATCCACGAAAGCCTGGCTACGGAGGTTAAACCGTTTGGCATCAATGTAACGATTATCGAACCGGGTGCTTATGCCACTGAGTTTGGTAGTCAGGAATCCCTGAAGTTCGCGCAGGGTCTCGACATCTACACAGATTTTAAAAACCAGTTCTTCGGTAGTTTGAGAGAACTAGAGCGTGGCGATCCGAAGGCAACGCCAGAGGCCATCTTTCAGATTGTCGATGCCGAACAACCGCCACTACGATTCTTCCTCGGCAGCCACTGTTTGCCTTGGGTACGCACGGCCTATGCCGAGCGACTAGCCACATGGGAAGCCTGGGAAGATGTGTCCAATTCGGCGCAAGGTTCATCAAACTAA
- a CDS encoding helix-turn-helix domain-containing protein: MKKEENGLKKMESLAEAHRAFGLQKPQHPLISLINGVYTKVDGTGLPHYHVLGFYKIAYKPKLNGKLKYGQSYYDFDEGGLLFASPGQIIGGNDVDVSACSEYTLLIHPDFFLGYPLAKTIKQYGFFSYSTNETLHLSEDEKVTIFEIFKMIEKELFSRIDDFSQDVVIAQIELFLNYANRFYKRQFITRKAVSHDLLQKLEEVLDQYFANETSLRQGLPTVGYLAECVNLSPSYLSDMLRSLIGQNAQQYIHDKLIEKAKESLSTTNLTVQEVAYGLGFEHSQSFSKLFKTKTDLSPLEFRRSFN, from the coding sequence ATGAAAAAAGAAGAAAATGGTCTAAAGAAAATGGAATCGCTGGCCGAAGCACATCGAGCCTTTGGTTTACAGAAGCCTCAGCATCCGCTAATCAGTTTGATCAATGGTGTCTACACGAAGGTCGACGGGACCGGGCTTCCCCATTATCATGTGCTGGGCTTTTATAAAATAGCATACAAACCAAAACTGAACGGCAAATTAAAGTACGGCCAGAGTTATTATGATTTTGATGAAGGTGGTTTGTTATTTGCCTCGCCAGGTCAGATCATTGGGGGCAACGACGTCGATGTTAGCGCATGTTCCGAGTATACGTTGCTGATTCATCCGGATTTCTTTTTAGGCTACCCCCTCGCCAAAACAATAAAGCAGTATGGCTTCTTCTCGTATTCAACCAACGAGACGCTGCACCTTTCAGAAGATGAAAAAGTGACGATTTTCGAGATCTTTAAAATGATCGAAAAAGAATTGTTCAGCCGGATCGACGACTTCAGTCAGGACGTTGTCATTGCTCAAATTGAGTTGTTCCTGAACTATGCGAATCGGTTTTACAAACGTCAGTTCATCACGCGTAAGGCAGTAAGTCATGACCTTCTCCAAAAACTGGAAGAAGTATTGGATCAGTATTTTGCGAATGAAACGTCGTTACGTCAGGGGTTACCCACGGTTGGCTATCTGGCCGAATGCGTAAACTTATCGCCCAGTTATTTAAGTGATATGCTGCGGTCGCTGATCGGGCAAAATGCGCAGCAGTACATTCATGATAAGCTGATTGAAAAGGCAAAAGAGAGTCTGTCTACGACTAATTTAACGGTACAAGAAGTCGCATACGGATTGGGGTTTGAGCATTCCCAGTCTTTTAGTAAGCTCTTCAAAACGAAAACTGACCTCTCGCCTTTGGAATTCAGACGGTCTTTCAATTAG
- a CDS encoding TolC family protein, producing the protein MKPFIYLLWFGMLCLGSGLAFGQAPAQRPAVSRRPMSPVTTDVLSRTAINVAETSLGTALTSTSELTPIDTGVVFTADEFYQAVALHHPIVRQATLLNQEAQAQVQLARGAFDPKLFSDYNRKNFGNTLYYDKWQSGLAVPILPGGLDVKMTYDRNTGKYLNPENNVPSSGLLAFGVSVPITQGLLIDARRNTLRQARLAVTMADADRLSLINKTLFDAAKRYWDWYLAHQQFRWTERGYQLAQTRFLAVRQRALIGDAAPIDTTEALITVQERELQVQKAAVDWQNARLNLTAFLWSSQDGSDPRPVDLPDGVVPQAALSGLANQAQYQELLSRAVQQHPDLIKLATKQQQLTIEERYRRSLLLPKMNVGASLLSRGPLSEADYAGSSPYGFQTDNHKISVDFAFPLFLRAERGKLRQVQLKNQQIQLERQQVSRDIAIDVQRAWNELVTLEQRLVTQQQTTVNQQRLVQAEVDKFQLGESSLFLVNSRETKLIDYQIKQEELRSKYQQALASLWYTAGFNLSTRY; encoded by the coding sequence ATGAAGCCATTCATTTATCTGCTCTGGTTCGGGATGCTTTGTCTGGGATCAGGCTTGGCTTTCGGTCAGGCACCAGCTCAACGGCCAGCTGTTTCCCGTCGGCCAATGAGTCCGGTAACCACCGACGTTTTATCCCGAACCGCGATCAACGTCGCCGAAACATCGCTCGGAACAGCCCTGACGAGTACCAGTGAGCTAACCCCCATTGATACGGGCGTTGTGTTTACGGCCGACGAATTTTACCAGGCGGTTGCCCTGCATCACCCAATTGTCCGGCAAGCCACCTTGTTGAATCAGGAAGCACAGGCGCAGGTACAATTAGCGCGGGGAGCATTTGACCCCAAGTTATTTTCGGATTACAATCGAAAAAACTTTGGCAACACACTCTATTACGATAAGTGGCAGTCAGGGTTGGCTGTGCCAATATTGCCCGGCGGCCTTGATGTGAAAATGACCTATGACCGGAATACGGGCAAATACCTGAATCCGGAAAATAATGTACCATCGAGCGGTCTCCTGGCGTTCGGGGTGAGTGTACCCATAACCCAAGGTTTGTTGATCGATGCGCGTCGTAACACCTTGCGACAGGCCCGTTTGGCCGTTACGATGGCTGATGCCGACCGACTTTCGTTGATCAATAAAACCTTGTTTGATGCGGCTAAGCGATACTGGGACTGGTATCTGGCCCACCAGCAGTTTCGCTGGACGGAGCGGGGCTACCAGTTGGCGCAGACACGATTTCTGGCCGTTCGGCAACGGGCGCTGATTGGTGATGCGGCACCCATTGATACCACCGAAGCCCTGATTACCGTTCAGGAGCGGGAGCTTCAGGTTCAGAAGGCGGCAGTAGACTGGCAAAATGCCCGACTCAATCTAACCGCTTTTTTGTGGAGCAGTCAAGATGGTTCCGATCCTCGTCCGGTTGATTTGCCGGATGGCGTTGTTCCACAGGCCGCTTTATCGGGACTGGCCAATCAGGCACAGTATCAGGAATTACTAAGCCGGGCTGTCCAGCAACATCCAGACCTGATTAAACTGGCTACCAAGCAACAGCAGTTAACGATTGAAGAACGCTATCGACGGTCGTTGCTTTTACCCAAAATGAATGTGGGAGCGAGTTTACTTAGTCGGGGACCCTTATCAGAAGCCGACTATGCTGGATCGAGTCCGTACGGATTTCAAACGGACAATCACAAAATTAGTGTTGACTTTGCCTTTCCCCTTTTCCTACGGGCCGAACGGGGCAAACTGCGACAGGTACAACTGAAAAATCAACAGATACAACTGGAGCGTCAACAAGTTAGCCGAGACATTGCCATTGATGTACAACGTGCCTGGAATGAACTAGTTACCCTGGAGCAACGACTCGTTACGCAGCAACAGACAACCGTTAATCAGCAACGGCTGGTCCAGGCAGAAGTCGATAAATTTCAGTTAGGTGAAAGTTCGCTGTTCTTGGTCAACAGCCGGGAAACGAAATTGATTGATTACCAGATCAAGCAAGAAGAATTACGTTCGAAATACCAGCAAGCTCTGGCCAGTTTGTGGTACACGGCTGGTTTCAATTTGAGTACAAGGTATTAA